A region of the Larimichthys crocea isolate SSNF chromosome XVIII, L_crocea_2.0, whole genome shotgun sequence genome:
agggttgcaaaggggtggaaagttTCTGGCAAATTTcaggaaactttccatgggatgttaagctggggaattttgtAAATATTCCAAATCGGCCACAgttccatgggaattatgtgAATTAAGTGtaaatttaaacaaagtgtatcaTTTCCAAAATATCTGCATatatacatttagtttttgttatgtcttcaacagtctctgtgtgctctgggctctaaagtgtggtccaggtacagagatcacctgtgcaggtagggggcgtggcctcagcagccctgcagtaagcagtgtgctatgtgcatgtgactgaggaagagcagatattcaagtggacctgcaggaaatctggttgttttagtcaagatgatgataaaatatattttctaactatatttaagttcactgttaaaGGGCCGACCTTTAATTTGGTAAATTCGcggtttattcccataaattcccgttaattcccatggaaagtttccaacatTGAAAATTCCTGGAATTTTGATGGTAATATCTGAGTTAAAACTTGATGAGCGGTGAGCTTGTGTTATTGAGCTCATAATTGTCGTGCGGTCACAGCAGCCCCCGTTTACATCGTCAGGACTTTGACTTTCTTTCAGTGTCTCATCGTGTCGCCTCCGTCAGGTTCAGTCCTGGACTCAACAGAGTTatagtaatctgattacatctACTCTGTGTAGctgtgcagaaaacacaaaacattcgCAACGACgctgatttaaaatgaagaagaatCACGAGCGCTGATAACTTCTGTCACctgtaaatcaaacatttgGAGGCTCAGGAGGTCGAGCTCATCACATGGTCGGTGGTTTAACGGTTTAAACTTGTGAAatctaaaaacaataacacgTCATTAAAATCTGATGAATAGTTTATATGACGTGCAGGCAGCagcttcctcctcgtcctcgtccgATTTCCTCGATTCACTGCGATTTTCGAACATCATTTTCTCCAACTAATCTTTTACAACCAAcatctttgatgttttttattgttttgaagcTTCACTTTCCTCcatattttataattaaagctgtttttatttttctgattgttttaacgtgcctgttttttatttaacccTTTCGtgtctttaaaaacactgagcaCCAACAcatctgtataaaatatgacacgtgtataaataaagcttcttataattatcattatttgaTGGTCTGGTGTTTGAATGGATCAAATCCCAGCCGCAGGTTCAACGTCAGCTGGAAAGACTGAAACCAGAGCAGTGGGGTGTCCGTGTGTCAGTCAGGTgtgtaaaacagtaaaaacaaccTGAAGCGTGACGAGTTAACTCTGAGCTCGTCTTTGTGTCTATCAGCTCAGCTGCTCTCGTATCTCTCTGATTGTGATACTGAACAGACAGTTTCTCGCATGTCAGAGGCTGATTGGGCGACATGAAAACAACACTAAGGTTCACCTGATTGCACTACAAGTCAAACTATAAAGTGGATCATGTGTCACGCTGGAGGGAAGTCTCTGGTTAGTCTTCGGTGAGCAGCACGTGTGTTCAGGCTGTTTGTCGACACGACTTCTGATACGTGGCTGATAACGGCAGCGTACAGCTGAGTATCTCGCCGTGTCCGTCAGTCAGTGCTTCAGGGTAGGACAAGGAGATAAAAGTGTGAAGCTAACAGAGGAGTGTTGACTTGGACCTGCTTGGACATGACCGTCTGTTGGACCTCGTCTGTCCGTCTGCTGGCAGCTTTCTGATGTGTTTCACGATGAGTTCTTCCTCGCTGCtcctgatgctgctgctggttctcgGTGTTTGTGATCGAGCGGCAGGAGCAAAGAAACAAGAATCTGTGGTTCCACCTGAAGACCACGGATCTCGACTTCGAGGCCTCTGGAAGCTTCACATGAGGGACGCCATGCTGAAAGGAAAAGGTGAGCGaacacatgatttatttatttttttgattcaCTGAAAGAGACAAACTCAGGACTTGGACGCTCAGACGGCTGACCAAAGAAATACTAACAATCATAACAGTCATAAATGGTGctactctttctttctccatgaATCCATTGATTGGTTTATAAAAGCTCTTTGGTGAGAAACGTCGTCACAATTACCCAGAAGCCAAAAGGTCCGAATCTCAAcattaatataaacaataaattaaagctgtcagataaatgtagtgaagtagaaCATGGCATGAAAAGAGTAAATGTTCTTACAAGTCTTAAGTATGTTTGAGTTATTTGTGGCTCCGTCCTcggtaaaaacaaacaaataagattTGAGAacagccatttaaaaaaaacatgaacataatgCAATTTAGATAAAAATTAAgagtaaaatgaaataatataaaatagtaaataatgaaaaatataagTTGTGCAGGTGGATATTTACAACTCTTATAACTTATATATGAAATTTATTTTCTATTGGCTAAGCATGTAATACAATATTATGGCGTCAAACTAATCTTTAGCTTTCATTGTGTTTGGCAGCTGAATTTAATTCTCAAAATATGAGTAAAGAGCTGGAGAGAAACTGTAACCACAGAAATTACAcagagtgggaaccacacatacagagcgAATATTGAAAGTAACAGTATTGCGACATCCCTCATGGAAATTatgtaaaaaagacaaactttgGAAGATACTTGCTTGATTTGTCCAACACTGACTACCGAACCCTCAAAGTATATTAAAAAGACTTTAAGGATGCAGATCTGATACCCACATGCCTCCCCAATAGGTTATCCTTACGCTAACCACTCAGGCTCCTTGCCTCTAATCGACTCTGGGATTCTTTCAGtccaaacatttcacacacttGACCTCAGGATATCTTGGATCCTAACACCATCCCAACAAGATTATCCTAACCCAACTGCTTAGGTTCATTGCTGAACATCCTAGACCACTTCAAGTCCAACCATGAACTGGACTGACTTGCGTATACGTTTGGCAAACTTCCTCCTGGATGACACAATCCAGTTGGACAACTAGTCATCAAAGTGTCACCAAACAACCAATCAGCTCCTTTTTTGTGAACCAGGGTCTAGCCCTCATCCAATCAGAGAGGGggtcaaacagcagctgctctaCTGCCGCGTTGGGATTGGCTACCATCTCCAGATTCTGGCCAACGGCTCCGTGGGAGGCGTCCACAAACCAACGGAGAACTGTGAGTTCAGTCCACTAATATGACCCGATGAACGATGTCAGTTTTTGTGTGAGATTATCTGTGATGCACTCCAAGAAAACATCCGGCCCTaatgtgttctttgtgtttccatctGCTGAAGGTTGGTTGAAGGTGTTCGCCATGAAACATGGCGTGGTGGGAATCAAAGGAGTCAAGAGTGGCTTGTACCTCTGTATGAGCGGAGAAGGACTGACATACGGAGCGGTATGCAGCCAAAATACATCATGAATTAACGATAAACTGTCCTCAGTAAACATTAAGTTCAGGGCTGATGGTATGAAATATCTTTTCAGGAGAAGTTCTCAGACGACTGCTTGTTGAAGGAGAACCTGGAGGAGAACCACTACACCACCTACTCCTCTCTGTCGCACCCAGGCGTCTATCTGGCTCTTTCCCACAAAGGGGAGCTGAGAAAGGGGAACAGCGTGGGACGCCACCAGTCCTGCACCCACTTCCTACCTCGGAGGACACCGTGATTAAGATCCAGGTGGATCCACGTTAGGAATGTCTGGTCTTGTTGCATCTTCAGTTCAAGAGACACAGTGACGGGGTTCACAAATGTGTTACGTTACCTGTAACATGCTCTGAAAACTTGACATCACCTGAGGAT
Encoded here:
- the fgf9 gene encoding fibroblast growth factor 4A isoform X1 gives rise to the protein MCFTMSSSSLLLMLLLVLGVCDRAAGAKKQESVVPPEDHGSRLRGLWKLHMRDAMLKGKGSSPHPIREGVKQQLLYCRVGIGYHLQILANGSVGGVHKPTENCWLKVFAMKHGVVGIKGVKSGLYLCMSGEGLTYGAEKFSDDCLLKENLEENHYTTYSSLSHPGVYLALSHKGELRKGNSVGRHQSCTHFLPRRTP
- the fgf9 gene encoding fibroblast growth factor 4A isoform X2 translates to MRDAMLKGKGSSPHPIREGVKQQLLYCRVGIGYHLQILANGSVGGVHKPTENCWLKVFAMKHGVVGIKGVKSGLYLCMSGEGLTYGAEKFSDDCLLKENLEENHYTTYSSLSHPGVYLALSHKGELRKGNSVGRHQSCTHFLPRRTP